A window of Elgaria multicarinata webbii isolate HBS135686 ecotype San Diego chromosome 2, rElgMul1.1.pri, whole genome shotgun sequence contains these coding sequences:
- the NDUFB1 gene encoding NADH dehydrogenase [ubiquinone] 1 beta subcomplex subunit 1 codes for MVNIIQLAREHWALALVPLGFVVGCYFDRRNDEKLSHFRNKSKLFQRELRPGEEVTWK; via the exons ATGGTGAATATTATCCAACTTGCACGAGAACACTGGGCCTTAGCATTGGTTCCCTTAGGATTTGTGGTGGGATGTTACTTTGACAGAAGGAATGACGAGAAACTCTCACACTTCAGAAACAAGAGCAAGTTATTTCAAAG ggAATTGAGACCTGGTGAAGAAGTCACATGGAAATAA